In Candidatus Bathyarchaeum sp., the sequence TCTTCTTGCATTATGGAACAGGGGACATTGGTGATCACTTTGTTTACCAAAATAAATGTCTTCTCTGCAAAGAGGTCGTTGAAGTCATTGAGCAAGCTGTTGCTTCCAGTGATATCTGAACGGTCTGTTGTTGTTACCATAACTGTCAAGTCGGATGCGACGATAGCGTTAAGGGAAGAGTATGCGATGCCTGGACTTGAATCTATGAAAATGTAATCCATTTTTAAGTCTTCTTTCAAGAATTTAGTTAAAGCCAGCAATCTCCGGAGTGCGTCCATTTGCCACTTCCTTTCTTTTGTTAAGTAATCTTTGATTATGGTCGTTCTTGGATTTGCCAAGCCGACCATGAAATTTCCTTTAGTAGCATACGTATCAGAAAATTCTTCAAGAGCATCCTCTTTCTCGCAATGACCATCAAGGAAATCGTTTAACCATCTCTTCTTTTTATAATCCTTGAAAACTATGTGCAGACTTGGAGCCTTGAAATCAACATCCAAAAGACAGACGTTTTTCCCCATTTTAGCATACAGAGCTGCCAAGGTTAGAGACGAAACCGTCTTTCCGGTTCCACCCCTATAAGAATGAAAGGTCACAACTTTGCCCATTCGTCATATCCTCTTACACAGAAGTATACATTATGACCTTTTTTTACCTTTGTCAAAAACTTCATCCTAACCATCTGGTTGAGGTAGGCGCTTTCAAGAGCCCTTGTTCTTTTGGTCTTTTTAGCGACATCATTCGCAGTTGCCATTTGAACTTTGTTGATCACCAAGGCTGTCTTCCGTAGGTGATCTGGAAGAGAAAGGAGCGTTACCACATCTATGACTTCAGTTTTTTGTACAGGTTTTACTTCACACTGGTTCAAGGCGTTTAAAATTTCGTTTTGAGTCTCGGTGATGTATTCGATTTTGCGTCGTAAGTCGGCAACTAATTTAACAAGTGTTTCTAACGTAGATGAGCTCTCACAATTGTTATCAGTCACCACAGCTCAACCATCATTAACTGTTCAACAAATAAACAATTTAAACAATATAAGCATTTTGTATCTAAATTATAAATAAACCACCTGTTTTTCCAATTTATTGTTATAACCTAATCCATAAGATGCAACTTCCAAATTGAAGCGGGAATAAATTGTTGTCATAACTTAGCAGATGAAGTAAAGATGCAGCTGAATAATTCAAATAAGGAGCTTCATTCTTTGGTTCACTATTGCATTTTTGTACATCTCGATTAAGTAACGATTTGAAGAGAAAGGGCGATGAAGCAATTTACATGAAAATGTAAATAATTTGCTTTGTTTACACTTGTATACAAAAAGATACTTTTTGTTGTACACTTGTGAGATAATAGTTTTTGATTAAACATTATATAACGCTGAAAGATCTCCCAAGAAACACAAACCAAATCTTCAACTACACATTAGCGACGTGAATCAAATGATAAGGGAAGATCTGCCTTCAAGAAAGGGAATTAACAAAACTCATTTTTCGATAGGCATGATTATATCCATTGTCATCACTCTATTTGTCGCGATGGATGGCCACTACTTTAGATTCATGGCCGACACAATATCAGCGCTTCTCTCTTTTGCAGGAGTTCAATTTAATCTGTTCATGTTAGGAACTACAATTAGCCTGCTGGAAGGAATTCCATTGTATTACCAGCGTGCTGGACCGACTTTTGAGATCCCTGTTCAATTTACTGCACCTGACCCACTTGTTACCATTGCTTTGATCGCCATAATTGGGTTGGCCTCAGTCGTTATTTATCGCTCAAAACGAGTGATGCTGCCCATTAAATCGATCTGTATTGTACTTGCAACACTAGTAGTAGCAACCCTTGTGTACGTCGTGTTCGCGTCACCTCTTCCAGCACATCGCTTGAGTTGGGTTACCGTTGACTGGCGGTGTTCAGGGGTTGTAGTTTTAGTGTTGATTTCACTCATTTTTACGCCATTCCTCTTCACTGTTAAAGGGCCTCTATGGATTAAGCTGTTCTGGCTCGGATCAACACTAGTATTCTCAGTAGTTTGGAATATAGTTAGACTCTCACTGACAATAGCAAGCCTGTATTATTTTGGCGATGTCGCCTTCCTATTACTGCATTATCTAGCAGGCGTTTTTGTCGACTTCATATACATTGTTACATTTTATTCCCTCGCATTGAGCCACCTAGCAAAACATGAGGTAAGCGTAACGGGGTGGTGATAGGGGATGATAGCAGTTGACGCTTGTATTATGGTAATTATCGTGGTTATGGTCGCTTATTCCATCAGGCATTACAGGTTCTCATGGAACAGGATGTTCAGCAAACAAAAAAGAACATACAAAGACCTCAACGGAGCGTACACACCAAGCGTCTCAGTATTGGTTCCTGCACACAATGAAGAAAAAGTACTCCATTCCGTCGTAGACAGGCTCATTGAATGTGACTATCCTAAAGAAAACGGAAAATTTGAAGTTATCATTATCAATGATCGATCTGAAGATCGAACAGGAATAATTGCAGACACGTATGCGGCTAAACATTCTTTCATTAAGGTTGTGCATAGGAGCAAAAATGGTGGACAGGGAAAACCTGAAGCATTGAATGTTGCTTTGCCTTTTGCATCCAACGAGATAGTGCTATTCTTTGATGCTGATTATCAACCACCAAAAGATTGTATAAAACAGTTGGTTGCGCCATTCTATGATATTGAGATCGGCGGGGTGATGGGAAGAGTTGTACCAATAAACTCCCCTCAAACAGCCTTGACAAGATTGATGGACATTGAAAGGAGCGGGGGATATCAGGTTGATCAACAAGCTAGGTACAATTTAGATTTAATACCTCAGTTTGGTGGAACTGTCGGTGGATTCAAAAGAGACGTACTTAAGGCCGTCGGAGGATGGGACCCGAATATGCTCACTGAAGACACTGACATCACATACAAAGTGTTCCTGCAGGGATGGAAGATAGCCTACGTGAACTTGGCTGAATGTTACGAAGAGGTCGTGGATTCTTGGGACAAAAGAGAGAAACAGCTTAGGAGATGGGCTATTGGACATAACCAGTGTCTGTTCAAGCATTTCTTCAATACTTTAAAAACTCCTGTCCTAAACATGTGGCAGAAGATCGACGGAATACTCCTATTAGGAGTTTACTTAGTTCCAGTGTTTGTGCTGGCTGGCTGGATTCTTGGAATCGTCAGCTACCTATTTGATGCACCTTGGTGGAGTCCTTTCTTCTTAGCGCTACTTTTCTTTTTATCATACAACAGTATAGGAAACTTTGCAGTTTTCAATGAAATGGGTAACAGTGCATTTCTTGACAAAAGGGGACGTAGTATCTGGCTGTTACCCATGGTGTTCTTCACATTCTTTGCCAATATGATTATTTGTAGTACAGCATTTGTCGATGCAGTTCTTTTGGAATTTGAAAATAAAAGGAACAAAGGAAACGGAATAGAGAATGCTCACTATAAGAAACAACTCACCAATGAGAAAAACAATCGAAGAAAGCGCTGGGAAAAAACAGGACGATACGGTAATGGAATGAGTTACTACAATAACATGAAAAACAATCGAACCAACGGAACAAATGGCCAGAATGGAGCGACAAACGGCAAGAATCACAGTGAAGAAAAAAGAGAGGAGCAAGAACAATGATAGGTTTCATAGTTCTTACTCTTATCTTTCTTGCCATGATCTTCTCATGTTACGTATGGGGGATACATGAACTTAGGCACCCCAAGGATGAGGGCCCGTTCTTTATTGATCTCTCTAGGAAAATCGTTGAGAGAATGACTGCTTTTGAGCTTCGAAAAAATCTACTTGCTCTAAAAGGTGAAGCCGATGGATGGCAGGAATTGGTTAAAGAAGACAAACCAGATTGGCTTAAAGACACGAGAGTTTCAAGTAAGAAGTTGATCATTGACGGAATAGAGATATGCGATGTATGGCTGGTTTTAGGCAATGTCATAGCGCCCAAGGAAACGGTTTTCAATAAGATTTTGATGGTTTGGGGCAGTTTTCGAACAGAGGAAAAATGTAGTTTCGAACGAGAGGTATACGCAGCAGGAGAATGCATAATTGGAAAGAAAAACCGGTTATGCTCAATAACCACACATAAAAGCCTCGTTATTGGGGAAGAAACCGTCATAGAAGGTTATGCCGA encodes:
- a CDS encoding exosortase/archaeosortase family protein yields the protein MYYQRAGPTFEIPVQFTAPDPLVTIALIAIIGLASVVIYRSKRVMLPIKSICIVLATLVVATLVYVVFASPLPAHRLSWVTVDWRCSGVVVLVLISLIFTPFLFTVKGPLWIKLFWLGSTLVFSVVWNIVRLSLTIASLYYFGDVAFLLLHYLAGVFVDFIYIVTFYSLALSHLAKHEVSVTGW
- a CDS encoding MinD/ParA family protein, giving the protein MGKVVTFHSYRGGTGKTVSSLTLAALYAKMGKNVCLLDVDFKAPSLHIVFKDYKKKRWLNDFLDGHCEKEDALEEFSDTYATKGNFMVGLANPRTTIIKDYLTKERKWQMDALRRLLALTKFLKEDLKMDYIFIDSSPGIAYSSLNAIVASDLTVMVTTTDRSDITGSNSLLNDFNDLFAEKTFILVNKVITNVPCSIMQEEDINKYLIEAKQTFPVPILGIIPCYCDVNKSRATGIFVLENPDHPFTKAFEKIANRLDRL
- a CDS encoding glycosyltransferase; translated protein: MIAVDACIMVIIVVMVAYSIRHYRFSWNRMFSKQKRTYKDLNGAYTPSVSVLVPAHNEEKVLHSVVDRLIECDYPKENGKFEVIIINDRSEDRTGIIADTYAAKHSFIKVVHRSKNGGQGKPEALNVALPFASNEIVLFFDADYQPPKDCIKQLVAPFYDIEIGGVMGRVVPINSPQTALTRLMDIERSGGYQVDQQARYNLDLIPQFGGTVGGFKRDVLKAVGGWDPNMLTEDTDITYKVFLQGWKIAYVNLAECYEEVVDSWDKREKQLRRWAIGHNQCLFKHFFNTLKTPVLNMWQKIDGILLLGVYLVPVFVLAGWILGIVSYLFDAPWWSPFFLALLFFLSYNSIGNFAVFNEMGNSAFLDKRGRSIWLLPMVFFTFFANMIICSTAFVDAVLLEFENKRNKGNGIENAHYKKQLTNEKNNRRKRWEKTGRYGNGMSYYNNMKNNRTNGTNGQNGATNGKNHSEEKREEQEQ